The Leucobacter rhizosphaerae genome includes a region encoding these proteins:
- a CDS encoding PIG-L deacetylase family protein: MSDTTGPELDRFDSTGIERVLVVVAHPDDAEYGTSAAVAEWVAQGIDVAYLLLTAGEAGMQRAPEEAGPLRAEEQRRACDIVGVERLTILDFPDGTLEVSLDLRRAIAREIRAFLPDAVVCGSGALMVPWGIDHADHRAAGIATIDAVRDADNRWIFPELLRDEDLAPWGTTWLLLTGSDPTHFVEIGETGAERAVASLTAHEAYLADLPWHPAPADAIPEMLSAQGRVSGVPLAVTFAAHRLRDAG; the protein is encoded by the coding sequence ATGAGCGACACCACCGGCCCCGAACTCGACCGCTTCGACTCCACCGGCATCGAGCGTGTGCTCGTCGTGGTGGCGCACCCCGACGACGCAGAATACGGCACCTCGGCCGCGGTGGCGGAGTGGGTCGCGCAGGGGATCGACGTCGCCTACCTCCTGCTCACCGCCGGGGAGGCAGGCATGCAGCGCGCGCCCGAGGAGGCCGGCCCGCTCCGCGCCGAGGAGCAGCGCCGCGCGTGCGACATCGTGGGCGTGGAGCGCCTCACCATCCTCGACTTCCCGGACGGCACGCTCGAGGTGAGCCTCGACCTGCGGCGCGCCATCGCACGCGAGATCCGCGCCTTCCTCCCCGATGCCGTGGTCTGCGGATCCGGGGCGCTCATGGTGCCCTGGGGCATCGACCACGCCGACCACCGAGCCGCCGGGATCGCGACCATCGATGCGGTGCGCGACGCGGACAATCGATGGATCTTCCCGGAGCTCCTCCGCGACGAGGACCTGGCGCCGTGGGGCACGACCTGGCTGCTCCTGACCGGCTCGGATCCCACGCACTTCGTGGAGATCGGCGAGACGGGCGCGGAACGAGCCGTCGCGTCGCTGACGGCGCACGAGGCCTACCTCGCGGACCTGCCCTGGCACCCCGCCCCGGCGGACGCGATCCCGGAGATGCTGAGCGCGCAGGGACGGGTGTCCGGGGTGCCGCTCGCCGTCACGTTCGCGGCGCACCGGCTCCGCGACGCGGGCTAG
- a CDS encoding FAD-binding oxidoreductase yields the protein MESLGALQHTLGDRLVVDPGTVAAYAHDTSRALPVGSALAVVLAESTDDVSAALAWADEHGIRVSVRGAGTGLAGGANAYDGGLIISLERMNRILHLDVENRLAVVEPGVITAELDRAAREHGLFFPPDPASARTSTVGGNIATNAGGLRCVAHGVTTDAVAGLEVVLADGRVMRTGARTRKNVVGFDLTSLLVGSEGTLGVITAATVRLKAVPPGTPRTFRASFASLEDAGRAVTAIVNGSAQPEVLELMDALSVEIIESFHPSGLTVPAGAMLVGQTVGLDAAAKADAITRTCLGTGADEVEISESDSLLEARRLSNPALNARGLKISCDVGVPVAALADVFHGIEAISARHGLRVSTVAHAGDGNLHSTVESPESPDGIRAADAVIDDITRLAISLGGTISGEHGIGSIKRHELPWQLDAVTLDVQRAIKDALDPRGTLTPERGI from the coding sequence ATGGAATCGCTCGGCGCACTGCAGCACACGCTCGGAGATCGGCTGGTGGTGGATCCCGGAACGGTCGCCGCGTACGCGCACGACACCTCCCGCGCGCTCCCGGTGGGGTCGGCGCTGGCGGTGGTGCTCGCGGAGTCGACGGACGACGTGTCCGCCGCGCTCGCCTGGGCCGATGAGCACGGGATCCGCGTCAGCGTGCGCGGTGCGGGGACGGGTCTCGCGGGCGGTGCCAACGCCTACGACGGCGGGCTCATCATCTCGCTCGAGCGTATGAACCGGATCCTGCACCTCGACGTGGAGAACCGCCTCGCGGTGGTCGAGCCCGGGGTGATCACCGCGGAGCTGGATCGGGCGGCGCGGGAGCACGGCCTGTTCTTCCCCCCGGACCCGGCCTCCGCGCGCACCTCCACGGTGGGCGGCAACATCGCGACGAACGCCGGCGGCCTCCGCTGCGTCGCCCACGGCGTGACGACCGATGCGGTCGCCGGTCTCGAGGTGGTGCTCGCGGACGGCCGGGTCATGCGCACCGGCGCCCGCACCCGCAAGAACGTGGTCGGGTTCGACCTCACGAGCCTCCTGGTCGGCTCCGAGGGCACCCTCGGGGTGATCACTGCCGCGACCGTGCGACTGAAGGCGGTGCCGCCGGGCACCCCGCGCACCTTCCGGGCCAGTTTCGCGAGCCTGGAGGACGCCGGCCGAGCCGTCACCGCGATCGTGAACGGATCCGCGCAACCCGAAGTACTCGAACTCATGGACGCCCTGAGCGTCGAGATCATCGAGTCGTTCCACCCGAGCGGGCTCACCGTGCCGGCCGGGGCCATGCTCGTCGGCCAGACCGTGGGGCTGGACGCAGCCGCGAAGGCGGACGCGATCACCCGCACCTGCCTCGGCACGGGCGCCGACGAGGTCGAGATCTCGGAGTCGGACTCGCTGCTCGAGGCGCGCCGCCTCTCGAACCCCGCGTTGAACGCCCGCGGACTGAAGATCTCCTGCGACGTCGGTGTGCCGGTCGCCGCGCTCGCCGACGTGTTCCACGGCATCGAGGCGATCTCGGCGCGGCACGGGCTCCGGGTCTCCACCGTCGCGCACGCGGGCGACGGCAACCTCCACAGCACGGTGGAGTCGCCCGAATCGCCCGACGGCATCCGCGCGGCCGACGCCGTGATCGACGACATCACCCGGCTCGCGATCTCGCTCGGGGGCACGATCTCGGGCGAGCACGGCATCGGCTCGATCAAGCGCCACGAGCTCCCGTGGCAGCTCGACGCCGTGACGCTCGACGTGCAGCGCGCGATCAAAGACGCACTCGATCCCCGGGGCACCCTCACGCCCGAGCGCGGGATCTGA
- a CDS encoding Lrp/AsnC family transcriptional regulator yields the protein MRELDATDRRILRELDTDARMPTAMVALRLGLARGTVQARIEKLTASGALRANSARVIPAALGRPVGASLQLELDQFLISDAIEALTHIPEVLECFAHAGHTDLLVRVVAKDPEDLYRVSEEIRKCPGIRHTSTSLFLREVIPYRITGLLEEGVSE from the coding sequence ATGCGAGAACTCGATGCGACGGACCGGCGGATCCTGCGGGAGCTCGATACCGATGCGCGCATGCCGACGGCGATGGTCGCACTGCGACTCGGGCTCGCCCGGGGCACCGTGCAGGCCCGGATCGAGAAGCTCACGGCCTCGGGCGCGCTGCGTGCGAACAGCGCCCGGGTGATCCCTGCGGCGCTCGGACGTCCGGTCGGAGCGAGCCTGCAGCTCGAGCTCGACCAGTTCCTGATCTCCGACGCCATCGAGGCGCTGACGCACATCCCAGAGGTGCTCGAGTGCTTCGCGCACGCGGGGCACACGGATCTGCTGGTGCGGGTCGTGGCGAAGGACCCGGAGGATCTCTACCGGGTCAGCGAGGAGATCCGGAAGTGCCCGGGGATCCGCCACACCTCGACGAGCCTGTTCCTCCGGGAGGTGATCCCGTACCGGATCACCGGTCTGCTGGAGGAAGGAGTGAGCGAGTGA
- the proB gene encoding glutamate 5-kinase has translation MSIGEALLTARRVVVKVGSSSVSGDNAAQIPTLVSSLARLHAAGAEVILVSSGAIATGVPFLQLDTRPDDLATQQAAAAVGQNILVNRYQRALGSHDIIAGQVLLTAHDMENPTHRGNARRAIERLLQLGILPIINENDTVATHEIRFGDNDRLAALVARLIDADRLVLLSDVDALYTAPPTTVGATRIAHVPYGDALSGIEIGETQSGWGTGGAATKVQAARLATDAGVAVLLTETRLLAPVLDGADHGTRFDPRPGDSLD, from the coding sequence GTGAGCATCGGCGAAGCACTGCTGACCGCCCGCCGGGTGGTCGTGAAGGTCGGATCCTCCTCGGTGAGCGGCGACAACGCCGCGCAGATCCCGACCCTGGTGTCCTCGCTCGCCCGGCTCCACGCCGCGGGCGCCGAGGTGATCCTCGTCTCGAGCGGCGCGATTGCCACCGGGGTGCCCTTCCTGCAGCTCGACACCCGCCCCGACGACCTCGCGACCCAGCAGGCGGCAGCGGCGGTCGGCCAGAACATTCTGGTGAACCGCTACCAGCGCGCGCTCGGCAGCCACGACATCATCGCGGGCCAGGTGCTGCTCACCGCGCACGACATGGAGAACCCGACGCACCGCGGCAACGCGAGACGCGCCATCGAACGGCTGCTCCAGCTCGGGATCCTGCCGATCATCAATGAGAACGACACCGTCGCGACCCATGAGATCCGGTTCGGCGACAACGACCGCCTCGCAGCCCTCGTCGCGCGGCTCATCGACGCCGATCGCCTGGTGCTGCTGTCGGATGTCGATGCTCTGTACACGGCGCCCCCGACCACGGTCGGGGCGACGCGGATCGCGCACGTGCCGTACGGCGACGCACTGAGCGGCATCGAGATCGGGGAGACCCAGTCGGGCTGGGGAACCGGCGGGGCTGCGACCAAGGTGCAGGCCGCGCGGCTCGCGACCGACGCCGGGGTCGCCGTACTGCTCACGGAGACGCGGCTGCTCGCGCCCGTGCTCGACGGCGCCGATCACGGTACGCGCTTCGATCCGCGCCCGGGAGACTCGCTAGACTGA
- a CDS encoding glutamate-5-semialdehyde dehydrogenase yields MMSPDPFLAKLELARTAAKSFATITTGQKNAALEAIASAIEAGIDQVVAANAIDLERGRANDIGAGLLDRLTLDAPRLRALAAAVREVIALPDPIGQVVRGSTLANGITINQVRVPFGVVGAIYEARPNVTVDIVALALKSGNGAVLRGGSAAEHSNAVLVSLIQEAISSVGLAGDAVQTIDEFGREGASRLMRARGYVDVLIPRGSAGLISTVVQESTVPVIETGSGIVHVFVDATADEDMAVEIVTNAKTHRPSVCNAAETLLVHRAAADRMLPRLAGGLLQAGVELRGDAATRAEVEGVAEADETTWATEHLALAMGVRVVDSIDEAIAHIERYSTRHTEAIVTQDYTNAERFLAEVDSAVVMVNASTRFTDGGEFGFGAEVGISTQKLHARGPMGLSELTSTKWLVRGSGQIR; encoded by the coding sequence ATGATGAGCCCTGATCCCTTCCTCGCCAAGCTCGAGCTCGCGCGGACGGCCGCTAAGAGCTTCGCCACGATCACGACGGGGCAGAAGAACGCCGCCCTGGAGGCGATCGCCTCCGCGATCGAAGCGGGCATCGACCAGGTCGTCGCGGCGAACGCCATCGACCTCGAGCGCGGCCGCGCCAACGACATCGGCGCAGGACTGCTCGACCGACTGACCCTCGACGCCCCACGGCTGCGCGCCCTGGCGGCCGCGGTTCGCGAGGTCATCGCACTGCCGGATCCGATCGGCCAGGTGGTGCGCGGCAGCACCCTCGCCAACGGCATCACCATCAACCAGGTGCGGGTGCCGTTCGGGGTCGTGGGTGCGATCTACGAGGCGCGGCCCAACGTGACCGTGGATATCGTCGCCCTGGCGTTGAAGAGCGGCAACGGCGCCGTGCTGCGCGGGGGGAGCGCGGCGGAGCACTCCAACGCCGTGCTCGTGTCGCTCATCCAGGAGGCGATTTCGAGCGTCGGTCTCGCGGGCGACGCAGTGCAGACCATCGACGAATTCGGTCGTGAGGGCGCATCCCGCCTCATGCGTGCCCGAGGGTACGTCGACGTGCTGATCCCGCGCGGCAGTGCCGGCCTGATCTCGACGGTGGTGCAGGAGTCGACCGTGCCGGTGATCGAGACGGGCTCCGGGATCGTGCACGTGTTCGTCGACGCCACCGCCGACGAGGACATGGCCGTGGAGATCGTGACGAACGCGAAGACGCACCGGCCCAGCGTGTGCAACGCGGCCGAGACCCTGCTCGTGCACCGCGCCGCCGCGGACCGGATGCTGCCGCGACTCGCGGGCGGGCTGCTGCAGGCCGGCGTGGAGCTGCGCGGCGACGCCGCGACCCGCGCCGAGGTCGAGGGCGTGGCGGAGGCCGACGAGACGACGTGGGCGACCGAGCACCTCGCGCTCGCGATGGGGGTGCGGGTTGTGGACTCGATCGACGAGGCGATCGCGCACATCGAGCGCTATTCGACCCGGCACACGGAAGCGATCGTCACGCAGGACTACACGAACGCCGAGCGCTTCCTCGCGGAGGTCGACTCGGCGGTGGTGATGGTGAACGCCTCCACCCGGTTCACCGACGGCGGAGAGTTCGGCTTCGGCGCCGAGGTCGGCATCTCCACCCAGAAGCTGCACGCCCGTGGTCCGATGGGGCTCTCGGAGCTCACGAGCACCAAGTGGCTCGTGCGCGGCTCCGGTCAGATCCGCTAG
- a CDS encoding MFS transporter produces MSTHTAPARPLPARSPALGPAAGSARALAESLAVRPRIRITLTVLTLFTLLASANLCTPLFPLLASRFDTGPVGVTLAFSSYVVALIIGLLLFRRVADLLNRRTVLLTALALTAVATAASAVAPSLGWFGAARAVQGIAIACATGTASGALRILLPRNAPLAARLTLLATSGGVALGPVIGALLSLGPDPVAIPFLAVAVALAALIPIILLTTPHAVCRPIVASATSATSATSATSATSATSATGGSPAHSRRSFWIAAMTGFLSFAVFGFCLSLAPSHFAAIAGTDARPIIGALAAVTLASSAAVQLVPWRGSWRVPVGLLALALGLLGFAAADRVGGLLWLVTSGVLAGAGQGIAFQAAFTRAALAVPPEQHASRVTAIYTVTYLGSTVPVVGLGVLAETVGLSAAVSGFAVCAALGALVLAGAARSTTR; encoded by the coding sequence ATGAGCACGCACACCGCTCCGGCTCGGCCGCTCCCCGCCCGCTCCCCCGCGCTCGGGCCGGCCGCCGGATCCGCACGCGCCCTCGCCGAATCGCTCGCCGTCCGTCCGCGGATCCGGATCACCCTCACGGTCCTCACGCTGTTCACGCTACTCGCGAGCGCGAACCTCTGCACGCCGCTCTTCCCGCTCCTGGCCAGCCGATTCGACACCGGGCCGGTCGGGGTCACCCTCGCCTTCTCCAGCTACGTCGTGGCCCTCATCATCGGGCTGCTGCTGTTCCGTCGGGTCGCGGACCTCCTCAACCGCCGCACGGTGCTCCTCACCGCACTCGCACTCACGGCGGTCGCGACCGCCGCCAGTGCCGTCGCCCCGTCACTCGGGTGGTTCGGTGCTGCCCGGGCGGTGCAGGGGATCGCGATCGCGTGCGCGACGGGCACCGCTTCCGGCGCACTCCGGATCCTCCTCCCCCGCAACGCACCGCTGGCGGCGCGGCTCACGCTGCTCGCAACGTCGGGCGGGGTCGCGCTCGGGCCCGTGATCGGGGCGCTGCTGTCACTCGGGCCGGATCCGGTCGCGATCCCCTTTCTTGCGGTTGCAGTCGCGCTCGCCGCGCTCATCCCGATCATCCTGCTCACCACACCGCACGCGGTCTGCCGTCCGATCGTCGCCTCGGCGACCTCGGCGACCTCGGCGACCTCGGCGACCTCGGCGACCTCGGCGACCTCGGCGACGGGAGGCTCCCCCGCTCACAGCCGACGCAGCTTCTGGATCGCGGCGATGACGGGCTTCCTCAGCTTCGCGGTGTTCGGATTCTGCCTGTCACTCGCCCCGTCCCATTTCGCGGCGATCGCCGGGACGGACGCACGTCCGATCATCGGCGCGCTCGCGGCGGTCACCCTGGCTTCCTCGGCCGCGGTCCAGCTCGTCCCCTGGCGCGGCTCCTGGCGCGTGCCCGTGGGCTTGCTCGCGCTCGCGCTCGGGCTCCTCGGCTTCGCCGCAGCCGATCGGGTCGGCGGCCTGCTGTGGCTCGTCACCTCCGGAGTCCTCGCGGGGGCGGGACAGGGCATCGCCTTCCAGGCCGCGTTCACCCGCGCCGCCCTCGCCGTCCCTCCCGAGCAGCACGCCTCCCGGGTGACCGCCATCTACACGGTCACCTACCTCGGCAGCACCGTGCCCGTGGTGGGCCTCGGGGTGCTCGCGGAGACCGTCGGCCTCAGCGCCGCGGTGTCCGGGTTCGCCGTCTGCGCCGCACTGGGCGCCCTGGTGCTGGCCGGGGCGGCCCGCTCGACCACCCGCTGA
- the rsfS gene encoding ribosome silencing factor: MIEGHTLNATTDPRTDVLDELRIAVRAADDKGATAPVALEVGEKFGLADVFLVLSGTVERNVQSISDGIEDALNAAGVRTVRREGRESGRWVLLDFGDLIVHVFHHEERDFYQLEKLWQDCPVIDVSGFIERPADLQTTPLDGVK; this comes from the coding sequence ATGATCGAAGGACACACTCTGAACGCCACAACTGACCCACGCACCGACGTGCTCGACGAACTCCGCATCGCGGTACGCGCCGCCGACGATAAGGGCGCCACCGCACCCGTCGCCCTGGAGGTCGGGGAGAAGTTCGGGCTCGCCGATGTGTTCCTCGTGCTCAGCGGAACCGTCGAGCGCAATGTGCAGTCGATTTCCGACGGGATCGAAGACGCCCTGAACGCGGCCGGTGTGCGCACCGTGCGGCGCGAGGGCCGCGAGAGCGGGCGGTGGGTGCTGCTCGATTTCGGCGATCTCATCGTGCACGTGTTCCACCATGAGGAGCGCGACTTCTACCAGCTCGAGAAGCTCTGGCAGGACTGCCCGGTGATCGACGTTTCAGGGTTCATCGAGCGGCCTGCCGATTTGCAAACGACCCCCCTCGATGGTGTAAAGTAG
- the pdxY gene encoding pyridoxal kinase PdxY yields MRVLSIQSSVSYGHVGNSAAVFPLQRIGVEVMPIATVCFSNHTGYGSWRGPLMSGDDVREIVTGIEERGGLGGVDAVLSGYQGGDDIGDAILDAVDRVKHHSPDAIYACDPVLGNAVSGCHVSPEVQNLIRDRVVPRADLITPNQFELGFLTGTAPDTLESTLDAVDAVRDRGPRTVLVTSVQRPDRPEDTLEMLAVTDAGAWSIQTPRLPLKANGSGDVTAALFTAHIRRSGDAADALARTTASVFALLERTLASGQRELQLVEAQEDYAHPDLRFDVTQLR; encoded by the coding sequence ATGCGTGTGCTCTCCATTCAGTCCTCGGTCTCCTACGGTCACGTCGGCAACTCCGCCGCAGTCTTCCCCCTGCAGCGCATCGGTGTGGAGGTCATGCCGATCGCGACCGTGTGCTTCTCCAACCACACCGGGTACGGCTCGTGGCGCGGCCCGCTCATGTCGGGCGACGACGTCCGAGAGATCGTCACGGGCATCGAGGAGCGCGGCGGACTGGGGGGCGTCGACGCTGTTCTCTCCGGGTATCAGGGCGGCGATGACATCGGTGACGCGATCCTCGACGCGGTCGATCGGGTGAAGCACCACAGCCCCGATGCGATCTACGCCTGCGATCCGGTCCTCGGCAACGCGGTCTCGGGCTGCCACGTCTCCCCCGAGGTCCAGAACCTGATCCGGGACCGCGTGGTGCCGCGGGCGGATCTCATCACACCGAACCAGTTCGAGCTGGGGTTCCTCACCGGCACGGCTCCCGACACCCTCGAGTCGACGCTCGACGCGGTCGACGCGGTGCGGGATCGCGGACCTCGCACCGTGCTCGTCACAAGCGTGCAGCGGCCGGATCGACCCGAGGACACGCTGGAGATGCTCGCCGTGACCGATGCCGGGGCCTGGTCGATCCAGACCCCGCGGCTGCCGCTCAAGGCGAACGGCTCGGGCGACGTGACGGCGGCGCTCTTCACCGCGCACATCCGTCGCAGCGGCGACGCGGCCGATGCCCTCGCACGCACCACCGCCAGTGTCTTCGCCCTGCTCGAACGCACCCTGGCCTCCGGGCAGCGCGAATTGCAGCTGGTCGAGGCGCAGGAGGACTACGCCCACCCGGATCTGCGCTTCGACGTCACGCAGCTCCGCTAG
- a CDS encoding fluoride efflux transporter FluC yields the protein MPDQHAIATTDPAHPDPADPGVLARLAQFGWVALGGAVGTLGRAGLSALIGDVAGLPLGILVINVTGALALGVLLQALALRGPDRGSRRTVRLLLGTGVLGGFTTYSLLATDVAQLLLSGDVWGGLGYGAATLVLGGLATWAGMGLARAVLRSRGATDG from the coding sequence ATGCCCGACCAGCACGCGATCGCGACCACCGACCCGGCGCACCCCGACCCGGCAGACCCCGGGGTGCTCGCGCGTCTGGCGCAATTCGGCTGGGTGGCGCTCGGCGGCGCGGTCGGCACGCTCGGCCGTGCCGGGCTCAGCGCCCTGATCGGCGATGTGGCGGGTCTGCCCCTGGGTATTCTCGTCATCAACGTGACCGGGGCCCTCGCGCTCGGGGTGCTGCTCCAGGCGCTCGCGCTGCGCGGACCGGACCGCGGGAGCCGACGCACCGTCCGACTGCTGCTCGGTACCGGGGTGCTCGGCGGATTCACCACGTACAGCCTGCTCGCCACCGATGTGGCGCAGCTCCTGCTCTCGGGCGACGTGTGGGGCGGTCTGGGATATGGTGCCGCGACGCTGGTGCTCGGCGGGCTGGCCACCTGGGCCGGGATGGGGCTCGCCCGGGCCGTCCTCCGGTCGCGGGGGGCCACTGATGGGTGA
- the nadD gene encoding nicotinate-nucleotide adenylyltransferase produces MSPTRRVGVMGGTFDPIHHGHLVAASEVAQSFDLDEVLFVPTGRPWQKTNVSPSEHRYLMTVIATASNPRFKVSRVDVDRDGPTYTVDTLKDLREQMPDAELFFISGADAVEQILSWKDVDRLWELAHFIAVSRPGHELSLSGLSGEHVSLLEVPALAISSTDCRERVARGFPVWYLVPDGVVQYIAKHGLYSEEATKR; encoded by the coding sequence GTGTCTCCTACACGTCGCGTCGGGGTGATGGGCGGTACGTTCGACCCCATCCATCACGGCCACCTGGTTGCGGCGAGTGAAGTCGCGCAGAGCTTCGACCTCGATGAGGTCCTGTTCGTTCCCACGGGGCGCCCCTGGCAGAAGACGAATGTCTCGCCGAGCGAGCACCGGTACTTGATGACCGTGATCGCCACGGCGTCGAACCCGCGGTTCAAGGTGAGCCGGGTGGACGTCGACCGCGACGGTCCGACGTACACGGTCGACACGCTGAAGGATCTGCGGGAGCAGATGCCCGACGCGGAGCTGTTCTTCATCTCCGGAGCCGACGCAGTCGAGCAGATCCTCAGTTGGAAGGACGTCGACCGACTGTGGGAGCTCGCCCACTTCATCGCCGTCTCACGGCCGGGGCATGAGCTCTCGCTTTCTGGATTATCGGGTGAACACGTAAGCTTGTTGGAAGTTCCCGCCCTGGCAATCTCGTCTACGGACTGTCGCGAGCGGGTAGCCCGGGGATTTCCAGTATGGTACCTGGTACCTGACGGCGTTGTGCAGTACATCGCAAAGCACGGGCTGTACAGCGAGGAAGCGACGAAGAGATGA
- a CDS encoding fluoride efflux transporter FluC: MGEIWTALAIAVAGGVGAAVRHLVDSSVPPRVRSRFPWGIMLVNLSGSLALGLVTGAVLDEPLMSVCAVGFLGGYTTFSTASFDTVRLLRERRIGAALVNGPGMLVACVALAVLGILLARG, translated from the coding sequence ATGGGTGAGATCTGGACGGCGCTCGCGATCGCCGTGGCGGGCGGCGTCGGCGCCGCCGTGCGTCACCTGGTCGACTCGAGCGTTCCGCCGCGCGTGCGATCGCGCTTCCCGTGGGGGATCATGCTCGTCAATCTCTCCGGATCGCTCGCGCTGGGTCTCGTAACCGGGGCGGTGCTCGACGAACCCCTGATGAGCGTCTGCGCGGTCGGCTTCCTCGGCGGCTACACGACCTTCAGTACCGCGAGCTTCGACACGGTGCGCCTGTTGCGGGAGCGGCGGATCGGAGCGGCGCTCGTCAACGGGCCCGGGATGCTCGTCGCGTGCGTGGCGCTCGCGGTGCTCGGGATCCTGCTGGCGCGCGGCTAG
- a CDS encoding ArsR/SmtB family transcription factor, whose product MAQYSPTLDGIFHALADPTRREVVDRLGSGPASVGELANHFDMALPSFLKHIRTLESAGWIRTRKSGRVRTCRLEPGALAVVDGWLEAQRRVWQGRTDRLEQFVLTGSADPDPVIIPTTRATPATRATPATRSTPVTQATDAEEFPA is encoded by the coding sequence ATGGCTCAGTATTCGCCGACACTCGACGGGATATTCCACGCCCTCGCGGATCCCACGCGCCGCGAGGTCGTGGACCGGCTCGGCAGCGGACCCGCCTCGGTCGGCGAGCTTGCCAACCACTTCGATATGGCGTTGCCGTCGTTTCTGAAGCACATCCGCACCCTCGAATCGGCGGGTTGGATCCGGACGCGCAAGTCGGGCCGGGTGCGCACCTGCCGGCTCGAGCCCGGCGCGCTCGCAGTCGTCGACGGGTGGCTCGAGGCGCAGCGACGCGTGTGGCAGGGCCGCACGGACCGACTCGAACAGTTCGTGCTCACCGGCAGCGCGGATCCTGACCCGGTCATCATCCCTACGACCCGCGCCACCCCAGCCACCCGCGCTACCCCAGCCACCCGTTCCACCCCAGTCACCCAGGCCACCGACGCAGAGGAGTTCCCCGCATGA
- a CDS encoding DUF6328 family protein, which yields MQRDQHGEDAGMTGDRAGSTTSAAFDPADPTGTGRSESPVERADRNWNEILQELRVTQTGTQIITGFLLAVAFQPRFRELDAYQLTLYLVLVALAGIATILGLAPVSLHRAYFGRRQKARIVRVGSRLLVADLVVVAALASGVTSLIFDFTVSRVAGFVSLGIGVVVVLVLWGLVPRLGAPSPDEDPDETDRD from the coding sequence ATGCAGCGCGACCAACACGGCGAAGACGCCGGTATGACTGGTGACCGGGCCGGCAGCACGACCAGTGCGGCGTTCGACCCGGCGGACCCCACGGGCACCGGTCGGTCCGAGTCACCGGTCGAGCGCGCGGATCGCAACTGGAACGAGATCCTGCAGGAGCTGCGGGTCACCCAGACCGGCACCCAGATCATCACCGGGTTCCTCCTCGCGGTCGCTTTCCAACCGCGTTTCCGCGAGCTCGACGCCTACCAGCTCACGCTCTATCTCGTGCTGGTGGCGCTCGCCGGGATCGCGACGATCCTGGGACTCGCGCCCGTCAGCCTGCACCGGGCCTACTTCGGCCGTCGCCAGAAGGCCCGCATCGTGCGGGTCGGCAGCCGACTCCTCGTCGCCGATCTGGTGGTCGTCGCGGCGCTGGCCTCCGGGGTGACGAGCCTGATCTTCGATTTCACGGTCAGCCGGGTCGCCGGGTTCGTCTCGCTCGGGATCGGCGTCGTCGTGGTGCTCGTGCTGTGGGGGCTGGTGCCGCGGCTGGGCGCGCCGTCGCCCGACGAGGACCCCGACGAGACGGATCGCGACTAG
- a CDS encoding SRPBCC family protein, whose amino-acid sequence MSTTLDPALDLTISRIIRAPRAEVWNAWADPRRFEQWWIPAPTVCRVREMDLRPGGAFRTEMSEDGTSFVPHITGCFLAAEPLERIVFTDALTADWRPAEHGFVTAVMTFADHPEGTAYSATARHRSGADRDRHEELGFHDGWGSVIEQLAKLVETERG is encoded by the coding sequence ATGAGCACTACCTTGGACCCCGCCCTCGACCTGACGATCTCACGGATCATTCGCGCACCGCGCGCTGAGGTCTGGAACGCCTGGGCCGATCCGCGTCGATTCGAGCAGTGGTGGATTCCCGCCCCCACCGTCTGCCGGGTGCGGGAGATGGATCTGCGACCGGGCGGGGCATTTCGCACCGAGATGAGCGAGGACGGCACGAGCTTCGTACCGCACATCACGGGCTGCTTTCTGGCCGCGGAACCGCTCGAGCGCATCGTCTTCACGGATGCGCTGACCGCCGACTGGCGACCGGCGGAGCACGGCTTCGTCACCGCCGTGATGACGTTCGCCGATCACCCCGAGGGCACCGCGTACTCGGCGACGGCGCGGCACCGCAGCGGCGCCGATCGCGATCGCCACGAGGAGCTCGGGTTCCACGACGGGTGGGGTTCCGTCATCGAGCAGCTCGCGAAGCTGGTCGAGACGGAGCGGGGGTGA